One region of Triticum aestivum cultivar Chinese Spring chromosome 6B, IWGSC CS RefSeq v2.1, whole genome shotgun sequence genomic DNA includes:
- the LOC123139569 gene encoding L-type lectin-domain containing receptor kinase SIT2-like, with amino-acid sequence MGIPSASPLPTEDPTAIVTSCRVALLPSMTNRNRAPFLPSLLLLLLFGLTVAAFAAGDDQFIFSGFTQSSLALDGGAVVTQGGLLDMSNGTNNVKSHALYPTPLRFRNSSTGGKVQSFSSAIVFCIIGAFPGVSANGLAFFIAPSRNLSDALPTQYFGILKQQNNANLFVIEVDTFQNPDMQDINDNHIGIDINSVFSLPSHAAGFYDDSSGAFKNLTLNTQIELQLWVDYEEEETRINVTLAPLHVGKPSKPLLSATYDLSTVLTETAYIGFSSTAEIMNTRHYVLGWSFGMNGQAAPSIDISKLPKVPRLRQKAQSMLLAIILPIATAALIISIGTIVTLMVRRKRRYTEVREDWESEFGPHRFSYKDLFKATQGFKSKNLVGAGGFGEVYRGVLKLSKKEIAVKRMSHESRQGMKEFITEVVSIGRLRHRNLVQLLGYCRRKGELMLVYDYMSNGSLDKYIHCQEDDKPTLNWAQRFQVIKGIATGLLYLHEKWEKVVIHRDIKASNVLLDDEMNGRLGDFGLARLYDHGTDPQSTHMVGTMGYLAPELVRTGKASPLTDVYAFGMFLLEVTCGQKPMKQDAEGNQVFLVDWVLEHWHNRLLTRTVDTRLQGDYGVDKACLVLKIGLLCLHPFPGSRPSMREVMQYLDGETPLPELKPTQLSVEMQGLMQDSGFNTSVMSYPQLMSSFGTVSDLSGGR; translated from the exons ATGGGCATCCCATCGGCATCGCCGCTTCCCACCGAGGATCCTACCGCCATCGTTACTTCCTGCCGAGTCGCTCTC CTTCCGTCGATGACAAATAGGAACCGTGCACCgttccttccgtccctcctcctcctcctcttattTGGTCTCACCGTCGCAGCCTTTGCCGCGGGCGATGACCAATTCATCTTCTCCGGCTTCACACAATCCAGCCTAGCCCTCGACGGCGGCGCCGTGGTCACACAAGGCGGCCTCCTCGACATGTCCAACGGCACAAACAATGTCAAGAGCCATGCTCTTTACCCCACTCCATTGCGCTTCCGCAATTCATCCACTGGTGGTAAAGTGCAATCATTCTCGTCCGCCATCGTTTTCTGCATCATCGGCGCATTCCCTGGCGTGAGTGCCAATGGCTTGGCCTTCTTCATCGCCCCAAGCAGGAATCTCTCGGACGCGTTGCCGACGCAGTACTTTGGTATCCTGAAGCAGCAAAACAATGCCAACCTCTTTGTTATCGAGGTTGACACCTTCCAGAACCCTGACATGCAAGACATCAACGACAACCACATCGGCATCGACATCAACAGTGTTTTCTCCTTGCCATCTCACGCGGCTGGCTTCTATGATGACTCTAGTGGCGCCTTCAAGAACTTGACGCTCAACACCCAGATAGAACTGCAGTTGTGGGTGGACTACGAGGAGGAGGAAACAAGGATCAATGTGACCTTGGCTCCACTTCATGTGGGAAAACCCTCCAAGCCACTGTTGTCCGCAACCTATGACCTCTCAACCGTGCTCACGGAGACGGCATACATAGGTTTCTCATCCACGGCTGAAATTATGAACACCCGTCATTATGTTCTTGGATGGAGCTTTGGCATGAACGGGCAAGCAGCCCCGTCCATTGACATCTCCAAGCTTCCAAAGGTTCCTCGTCTACGACAAAAGGCCCAGTCCATGCTCTTGGCGATCATCCTCCCAATAGCCACTGCGGCACTGATAATCTCTATCGGCACCATTGTCACTCTGATGGTGCGAAGAAAGAGGAGGTACACGGAGGTGCGTGAGGATTGGGAGAGCGAGTTCGGTCCACACCGGTTCTCGTACAAGGATTTGTTCAAGGCTACTCAGGGATTTAAGAGCAAGAACCTAGTTGGAGCAGGAGGGTTTGGGGAGGTATACAGAGGGGTGCTTAAACTGTCCAAGAAGGAGATTGCCGTGAAGAGGATGTCCCATGAGTCGAGACaagggatgaaggagttcatcaccgaggtTGTTAGCATTGGCCGGTTGCGACATCGCAACCTAGTGCAGCTACTTGGTTATTGCAGGCGGAAAGGTGAACTGATGTTGGTGTACGATTACATGTCAAATGGCAGCCTTGACAAGTATATACATTGTCAAGAGGACGACAAGCCCACCTTAAATTGGGCTCAGAGGTTTCAAGTCATCAAGGGTATCGCTACCGGCTTGCTCTACCTCCACGAGAAGTGGGAGAAAGTCGTGATCCACCGGGACATCAAGGCAAGCAACGTCCTCCTCGACGACGAAATGAACGGGCGGCTCGGCGACTTCGGCCTCGCACGGTTATATGATCATGGCACCGATCCACAGAGCACACACATGGTGGGCACAATGGGATACCTTGCCCCCGAGCTAGTACGCACAGGCAAGGCATCTCCTCTTACCGATGTGTACGCCTTCGGCATGTTTCTTCTCGAAGTTACATGTGGGCAAAAGCCCATGAAGCAAGATGCAGAGGGAAATCAGGTTTTCCTGGTGGACTGGGTCCTAGAGCACTGGCACAACCGACTGCTTACCAGAACGGTGGACACAAGGCTCCAAGGCGATTACGGCGTTGACAAAGCATGCCTCGTGCTGAAGATAGGACTTTTGTGCCTGCACCCGTTTCCTGGTTCGAGGCCTAGCATGCGAGAAGTCATGCAATACCTCGACGGTGAGACCCCGCTGCCTGAGCTGAAGCCGACGCAGCTGAGCGTGGAAATGCAGGGGTTGATGCAGGACAGCGGGTTCAACACTTCTGTCATGTCTTATCCCCAGCTGATGTCAAGCTTCGGCACAGTGTCCGACCTCTCGGGAGGACGATGA